The DNA sequence CGGAGGCGCTGCAGTCGACGGCGACCTACAGCACCACCATCGACAGCAACAACAACTGGCTGATCACTGATGTCGGGGGCATCGGCTCCGCCATGGGGGCGAAGTAGTACGTGCGAGCGCTGAAGGAGATGGGGCCGTGGTGGCGATGAGAGGCGAGCTTCGACGAGGAGCGGGTGCACTGGCATGCGCGGCGCTGTGGTCGGCGATGGTTCTCATATCGGTATCGGCGGCGGGTGCCGAGCCCGCGATCGATCCCAATATCCCCGTTCCGCTTCCGCAGCCGCCGTCGGACAGTCAGGAGATCACGCCGCTACCCGTGGTAGTGCCGAGAGCGTCATCGTGGCAGCCCAAATTCCCGTATCCCTACGATCAGACGCGGAACATGGTCACTCCCGCCGACATCACGGCGATGAGCGAAATGTGTCAGTGGTACAACGCCCAGTACGCCACGCTACGGTTTCAGATCGACAGACTGCAGACCAACCGAATCGATGATCGCACCGGCGACGACTACGACTACACCGTGGGAAACGTTCAGCAACAGGTTGACATCGTCACCACGAACATCAGCCAGGCCGTCGATTTCCTCGGACCGCGTGCCCAGGCGCTGAGCCAGCCGCAGAACCCGTTCGGCGATCACTACTTCGCGGTCTACGAGGGCGAGGCGTTCTTCAAGCTCTGGGAACAGCTGTCCAACGTCAACAACGGCATTCTGGCGCATCAACCCGACTGGTTCACCGGTCCGTCGGTGCAGAAGGCGAAGCGCTGGGGCTCCGACATACACCGTTCACATGTGTGCGAAGGCTGACCGCGGATGCGATACGGAGGAACGACGGTGACTCGACGGCATAGGTTGGGCGGGCCGCAGCTCGGGTACGGCCGCGACGCCGTTCGCCGTCGGAGCCGACTCGGAACAGCCTTGGCCGCAACGACATTGTGGGTCGCCGGTGTCGTCCTCGCTCCCGTGGCGTCTGCAGACGTTACCGACAGTTGGCGGGCTGCGATTCAAGCGGCGCGGCCACCGGCATGCGGACCGATCCGTTCGGACCCGTTGATCGACCAGGTGGCATTCGACATCAACGACAGCACGGACCGATACATCGACTTCGCGTCCCGTGCTGTTCCCGAGAGTGACGCGCTGCCACTGTTGAAGGATCGCGGCTATGTCGGCGCCAGCAAGGCGAGGATACTGTCAGGCTCCGCGACGAGCGCCGGGATGTCGATCAAGGCGGCGTTGCTGCAGGGCTTCGCGGTTCTCCCGGATTGTTCACTGAACGCCTACGGAGTTGCCACGGCGTACAACGCCAAGAAGGACGTGGTTCTCATCACGGCGGTTTTGGTTGGTTGAGTGAAACCCGCTCGCATCAAGGGTTTTTCGTTCATCGGATGCTGAAGGAGCGATATTGAAGCGATATCCAGCGACGGCGGTCGCGGTGGCGCTCTGTCTCGTCGGCGTGGCAGGCGCACCGGCGGCTCACGCTGAGGACACCGTGCGGTACGACATCTTCTCCGACTCGGTCGGACAGCTGGCGGGCGTCGAATACCGTGACAGCTCTGGTAAGCACCTGATCGAGAACGTGCTGTTGCCCTGGACACTATCCGTGCCAGTGGTCAATGCCACGAGTCCGACCAGTGACGGAGCAGAATTGCGAGCCGACTGGCGACCCAACTTCCGGACGGCCGCCACCGTCGGACGAGTCCTACAGGGACATTTCGTCACGGTCCGCATCATGAGGGGCGACGACGTGCTCTGTGAGAGCATTCTCGACATCGGGAATGTCACCTGCTACGGCAGTGTGGCGCATACCGCGGAGAACGAATCGTCGCCGGGCAATCTGCCGTGACCGGGCGACGTGGCAGCAGCGCCGCGCGTCGGCTGGGCCGCTTGCTGGCTGTACCCGCGTGTCTAAGCGGAATGTTCCTAGCCGTGCCGCCGGCGGTGCACGCGGAGCCCGACACGGGCGACCCGGCCAGCCCGTTTCCGACGACCAACCTCATTATCAACACCTATGACAAGGTGAAGTACGACGACTACTTCACCAGCAGTTCAGGTGGCGTGTGGTTCTCGACTCCGCTCGGGCTGAACTGTGGCATCTGGGACCGCGGAAGCTTCGGCTGCACGGGTGACATCCGCGGCGCCCCGCCTGGCACGACGAACATCGGGTGGATCACCGGACAGATAGTGCCCCGCTACGACTGGGCACTGGGCCTTCAGTTCCCGCCGGGGAGCGCGGAGCGCGACCTTCCGCCGCGAAACTACATCGAATACAACGGGACCCGATGCGCGACCATGTCCGATTCCAGCACGTATTGCCAGCGAGGTCCTTTCAGATTCTTCGTCACGCCAACCCGTACCTGGCTCGCGCCGCCGTGAGAAGTCATCACCGCGATCCAACGAACGTTCAAGTCGGAGAACGAACGAGCAGTCGAAAGGAAGACTCGTGAACAGCCGAACGAAGTGGACGGTCGGAGCGTTCGCGGCCGTCGTCAGCATTGCCGCCTGTCCAATTGCTCATGCCGAACCGTTGACCCCGCTGACACCCGGCGAGATCCAGTACCTTGATCAATTGCGTCAGATCTTCGCCGCCAAGCACGACCCCGCGGCCTTCCGGAGCGACGGTGAGCTACTCGTGAGGGGCAGATACGTCTGCGAGAAGCGAGACGCGGGTCAAGTCGGCTATCCGGTCACCTTCCAGTCTCCCGCAATCACCCAGTTGGCTCTTCTCTACCTGTGTCCGTGACGGACCCGTCCTGGACTCGGCTCGGCTCCCACGGAACGGAGATCTCATGCGGAAGCGCGTCATTGCGACCAGTTGCGTCACGATCGGAGCGACGGTCGTGTTGCTCTACTCGCCCATTGCGCAGGCAGATGATGCTGATTTCGTGCGGGACGTCCAGGCGATGGGCTTCCCACAGGCTTACGACAACTTGGTGAGCCAGGCGGAGTCGGCGTGTTACTTCCTCGTCCGCAATCGGGATCCCGACGAAATCGAGGCCCGCATCGCGCGTTACACGAGGATCAACCCACCGAGCAAAGCCCACCAGTTCTTCGTCCTGGCCGTCAACACGTACTGCCCCCAGTTCGCCGACCGCATCCGGCCCTGAATCAGGGGCATCTGTTGACCCGAATATTCCCATAGCAAGGTGGTGACCAATCGTGAGATCGCAACGCCCCGCACCAGGTCTGTACCGTGAGCCAGTCGGCAGCGTGACCGAATTACGTTGTCGTACAAGCCTGTTTCGACACGGCAGGGCGATGAACGGCCCTACATCAGCTGCCATGTGGAAGACACTCGCGGCGGCCGCCGTTGTACCAATGACGATCGTGCTGGCGGCGCAGGCACAGGCCACCCCGGCAAACACCTATGAGTTCCTCAAGCAGCTCGGAATGGATGGCCTCAAGATCGACGGCCAAGCGGCGATCCAAGACGGGTACGACATCTGCCGATTCATGAAGCCGCCGGACGGCGGTGCGCTCTGGGACGCCGCGAAAAAGGTCCGGTCGGAGCATCCCGATTGGACGATCGATCAAGCGCTGCTCTTCTCCACCCGGGCGACGCAGTTCATCTGCCCCGACCGAGAGTCGTTCCCCGACTAAGCGCATCGGCGGAACCGAATTCACCGAACCGCATGACTCCGAACCGCCACGCGTCCGACGGGTGCGGTGTGTCGCCCACATTGCCGGCCTGCATCGTCGGACCGGCCCGCGATGGCCGTTTCAAAAGCAAACGGTGTTTGATAAAGTCTTTTCGTACGCGGCGGGTTGCGAACCCCGGCCGTGCGCCCGAAGCCGAACTGAAGAGGAACTCCGATGATCGTCGTCGTCACCCCCCATGACTGCCGTGTCGAGGAGGTCAAAGACCTCGGTCGGCTCCATGTCATCGCCGACGGACAAGACGATTCCCAAGCCGGAGCGGCGCTGCGACGCGCGCACCTTGACCGTATTGGTGAGGCCGGGCACGTGTCGTTCGCCGTCGTACCGCTGCGCGCAGCGGCTCGGCCACGCGCCTCCATCTCCGATTGGGACAGTCGTTTCGACGCGATGATCGAATTCGCCCGCTTGAGGGGCTGGCTGGATTCCTCCGGCGTGTACGTGGCTGCGCATATCGAGCGGACCGCGTCGTGACTGAGAACTCAGAGTACGTTGCGACCGCCATCGACCCGACCCGGCTGCGGTCGGCGCTCGGTCACTACCCCACGGGCGTCTCGGTGATCACGGCCATCGACGCCGACGGTGTGCCCGCCGGAATGGCCGTCGGCACCTTCACGTCGGTGTCACTCGATCCAGCACTGGTCGCGTTCCTGCCCGGCCGGGGCTCGAGTAGCTTCCCGCGCATTCGCACGGCAGCGTCCTTCTGCGTCAATGTTCTGGCAGCAGATCAGGGCGACGTGTGTCGTGCCTTCGCGGTCCGCGGCGGTGACAAGTTCGCCGGCGTGCGGTGGTCCGCTGCGCCGTCAGGCGCTCCGCGTCTCGAGGGCACGGCCGCCTGGATCGACTGCCGGTTCGAGAGCGTCACCGATGTCGGAGACCACTACTTCGTCGTGGGTCGGGTGATGGCGTTCGACCATACGGCCGGATCGTTGCCACTCGTGTTCTGCCAGGGCGGCTACGGACGGTTCGCACCGCACATCGAGATGTCACGGTCGTGAGCCGCGTGCGCGCTTCTACGGGTGTGGGCCCGGGCGTTGACCCAACGTTGTTTGACAGCTTCGCTGGATGGTCACTCGAGGAGGAGGGCAGATGACGTTCGCGGCTCACGACTGGGTCGACTACAACGCACGACACAGACCCGGTGCGCTGGCACTCGCAAACGCAGAGGACGGCACGAGCACCACCTGGGCCGAGCTGGACTCTCGCGTCGGACGCCTCGCCAGGGTGCTCCGCGAGCACGGCGTCAAGAAGGGTGATCGCGTTGCCCTGATCGCGGAGAACGATCCTCGGGTGTTCGAAACGCAGTTCGCCGCAATGCGTCTGGGCGCGCTGTTCATGCCCCTCAATTGGCGCCTGGCGGTGGCAGAGATCTCCGACATCGTCCTCGACGCCGACCCCGCGATCATCGTCCACGACGGTGAGTGGGCGGGCGTGGCGTCCGCCGTCGCCGAGAAGTCCGGAATCTCGGCGAGGCTCACCTGGGGTGCCGACGCTTCCTCCGAAGCGAGCTACGAGGACGAGATCGCATCAGCACGCTACCTGGGCGCCTCCGGGGCGCTGACCTTCGACGATCCGACGCACCTTCTCTACACCTCCGGGACCGCGGGAAAGCCGAAGGGCGTTCTGTCGACACACGGCACCCTGGTGTGGCAAGCCATCAACACCGCCCACACCACGCGCTACGCGGAGCCGGGCAACCACCAGCTCAATCCGATGCCGCTGTTCCACGCCGGTGGACTCACCGTGATGGCCAACCCGATCCTGTACTTCGGCGGCGCGGTGACCACTATGCGCCGCTTCGTTCCGGCGGCCGTTCTTCGCGCTTTGACGGCATCGAAGGTGCCCGTCACGCACTTCGCCGCCATCCCACTCATGTACCGAGGTCTCGCTGCCGAGCCGGACTTCGCCAGCGTCGACTTCTCGCATGCGCGAACGTTCATCGTGGCAGGGGCGATAGCCGAACCGGATCTCCTTCAGCTGTGGGCGGACCGGGGGGTCGCGCTGCAGCCCCAGTACGGAGGGACGGAACACGGTCCGATGGCCACGGCCGTTGACGATCCCGCCAGGTGGTTGGAGAAGGCGAAAAACGGCTCGACCGGCCGCAAAGCCCGCCACACCGAGATCCGCCTCGTCGACTCCGAGGGCAACGACGTCCCCGAGGGTGCGACCGGCGAGATCTGGTTGCGTGGCCCCAGCGTCACGGTGGGGTACTGGGGGAAAGAGAAGTCCGACTACTTCACCGACGACTGGTACCGAACCGGTGACGCAGCGCGCCGCGATGCGGACGGGTTCTACTACCTCGCCGGACGCGTCAAGGAGATGTATAAGTCCGGTGGGGAGAACGTGTACCCCGCCGAGATCGAACGCGTTCTCGCCGTGCATCCCAAAGTCGCCGACGTCGCCGTTCTGGGGATCGCGGATGACAAGTGGGGGGAGGTCGGCCTGGCCGTTGTCGTCCCGGCCGGCGATCAGCCGCCGACGCTCGAGGAGCTCAATCTGTTCGCCGCCGAACGCCTCGCCAGGTTCAAACTGCCCAAGGCACTGGCGATTACGCCCGATCTGCCCCGAAATGCCACCGGCAAGGTGTCCCGTCCGGCGCTTCGAGTGCAGTACGGCGGTGTCTGAGCGCGCATGATTCGAGAATCCATTGGCGTCGACGGCGTCGCCGAACTCGTAATCGCCAACCCACCCGTCAACGCTCTCGGCCTGGAAGACATCAGGCAACTGGTGAGTCGACTGCGTGGGTACACCTCCGACGCCCGCGTGCACGCCGTGATCATCCGGGGTGAGGGGCCGGGATTCTGCGGTGGCGGCGACGTGAAGGAAGTGCAGCGCCTGCCGGGGCATGACGGCATCCTGGGACAGGTCCACGGCTCGCTGGATCTCACCCTCGCGATCAGCGAGTGCCCCATCCCGGTGATCGGCGCGATCCATGGCTACTGCATCGGCCTCGGTGTCCTGGTCGCGGGAGTCTGCGACATCCTGCTGGCGGCTCCCGGGACGACCTTCGTCTTGGCAGAAGCCGACAACGGTGCGACGAGCGGAGCCATCCAAGCCATCGGGTTGCTGCCAGACAAGCGATTACGGGCCGCGATGTTCACCTGCGAACCCTTTTACTCCGAGGAGTTGGCGAGCTACGGCAGCGTGCTGCGACTGGTGCCGCAAGAGGACCTCGCCGCCGCAGCGCGGACTCTCGCCGGTACCATCGCGGCGAAGCGCAACAACGTGATTCGCGGGCTGAAGGCGGCCATCTCGAACAGCATCGGGCGGGACCTGCGCACCGCCTATCGGCAGGAGATCAGCTACACCCTCGAGCTGAATATGTCCGGCGAAGCCCGCGACGCGCGTGGGACGTTCGTCGACGGTACAAGATCCGGTTATTTGGCTGGTGGGCGCGACCCGCAATCGCCGAGCTCCTGAGCACGGGCTTGATTAACCAAACACTGTTCGCTAACTTTTAGTTATAGCTTCGCACCGTTCTGTAGGGAGGCACGTTATGTCAGTAAGTCTGATGACCCTGGGCGACCAGGTCACCGATCCGGTTACCGGTGTTCGCGAAAGCGCCGCCGAACGCCATCGCGCCATCGTGGAGGCAGCGGTGGTGGCTGACCAGGGCGGTTTCGAAGGTGTCCATGTTGGCGAACACCACGGCCTGGAGTATATCTACTCGGCCCCCCCGGTGATTCTCGCCGCAATCGGTGAGCGCACCACCAACATCAAGCTCAGCACTGCGGTGACCCTGGTAGCGAACCTGGACCCGGTCCGCGCCGCGGAGGACTATTCCACCCTCGACGCGCTGAACAACGGCCGAGTGGAGGTCGTCGCCGGGCGCGGCAACTTCTTCACATCGACCTACACCGTCTTCGGTCAGGATCCCGATGATTCGCATGAGCTGTTCGAGGAGAACATCGAGCTGCTCCTGAATCTGTGGAGCGGCAAGCCGGTGACAACTCAGGGCGGTCATCGCGCACCCCTGGATGCGTTCGAGCTGCAACCCCCGCCGGAAAGGGTGCTTCCGTTGTGGATCGGCGGTGGTGCCTCGGAGTCCACGCTGGAACTCGCGGCGCGCCTGGGCTTGGACTTGATGCTACCCAGCGCATTCGGAAATCCGTCGATGTTCCGTCCTGTGGTCGACACCTACCTCGAGAAGTTCGCGTCCTACGGCCATACGCGCAAACCACGCATCGGCGCCTGCTGGCACCTGAATGTGGACAAGTCGAGCCAGCGGGCACGCGAGCGCTGGATGCCGCGGTACAAGGCGTACTTCGATCTGATGACCGTCATCATCACGCGCGTCAACCCGAATCCGCCTCCATTCATCAAGAAGCCCTTCGACTTCGAATTCCTCAGCACCAAGGGGCCGGCCATCGTGGGCAGCCCCGCGGAGGTGGTCGACCGACTCGGGACGGTGTCAGAGATGCTCAGCGCCGACGTCAATCTGCTGTCGATCGACATGGGCGGGCAGCCAGCCGCAGAGTTGCGCGACATGGTGGAGCTCATCAGTTCGGACGTTATCCCGCAACTGCCTTGAGCGACCCGGTGGCAACGCCACAGCGCCATCAACGATTCGAGATTCATGTCTGATGTGGTGATCGCCGAAGCGGTCCGTAGTCGGGTGGTCAAGTGCAACGGCGCGCTTGCACCGGCCAATACCGCTGACCCCTTCGCACACATGCAGCTCACCGACCATGAGCGGGACGACGAGATCGATCTCGGATCGCAGACGATCGGCGAGGGCAGAGGTCACGTGAACGCCACGATTCTGGAATGTGTGCGATGAACGCGCCCCACCTGAAGCACGCGGACATCGGCTCCTTTCCCGCACTGCCGGCACAGATTTCGATTCGCGAGGTCGGCTTGCGTGATGGGCTGCAGATCGAGAAGCCCATTTCGACAGCGGCCAAACTCGAGTTGCTCGACGCGCTCGTGGCCACGGGTGTGCGGAGGATCGAGGCAACGGCTTTCGTCTCGCCGAGCGCCGTACCGGCATTGGCCGACGCAGCCGAGGTCGCTTCGGCGGTGCACCGGTACTCCGACGTCGTGTTCTCGGCGCTGGTCGCCAGCGTGGGTGGAGCGGCCAGGGCGCTGGACGCCGGAATGGCCAACCTCGAGTACGTCGTGTCGGCCGCCGACGGGCACTCGATGGCGAATGTCCGTCGGAGTACGGAGGAGTCGATTGCGCTTGTCCCTGAGATCGCGAAAGCGGTTCACTCCGCCGGAGGCACCCTGGAGGTGATCTTCGCGGTGGCCTGGGACTGTCCCTTCGACGGCCCGACACCGCCTGACCGCGTCATCGATCTCGCCGCCCGCGCCGTCGACGGCGGTGCCGATGTCCTGTGTCTCGGCGACACCATCGGTACCACAACACCTCGCAGGATGGTCGACCTCGCCCAACCCATCCGACTCGCACACCCCGACGTGCCAGTCGGGCTGCACATGCACAACACCCGCGGCGCAGCTCTCGCAACGATTCTCGCTGCCATGCAGATCGGTATCACCGACATCGACTCCTCGATCGGCGGCCTCGGAGGCTGCCCGTTCGCGCCGGGCGCGAGCGGCAACGTCGCCACCGAGGAGCTCGTGAATCTGTGCCGTGATATGGATGTCGCCACCGGAATCGATCTCGACAAGGCCATCGACGCAGCCCGTCTGGCGCAAAGCCTGATAGGACGTGAACTGCCTAGTGGAGTCTTACGAGCGGGTCCTCGCCGGGATCGATGACCGGTCACAAACTCCAATACGGCTGTGAGATGAGGACTGATGAACTCGAGTACCGAGGTAAACCGGAACCTCGCCGACCACAACTCTGCGCTTGCCGGCTACATCCCCGGAGAGGCCGGCATCTGGGTTCTCATCTTCGGTGACATGTTCGTCTTCGCGGCATTGTGCACGGCGTACCTGAGCGCGCGCGGCGGGCAGCGGGATCTATTTGCGCAATCACAGGACGCACTGAACCGAAGCATGGGCGCTGCGAACACGTTGATACTCCTCACGAGTTCTTTGCTTGTGGTGTTGGCAACCAACGTGTTTCGCACAGAGCGGTGGCGGCATCTGACGCCGAGATTGACGGCAGCGGGGTTCGCGGTGGGCGCCTGCTTCGTAGCTGTCAAGATGCTCGAGTATCACGAGAAGCTCTCAGCAGGAGTGACGCCTGCCACCAATGAGTTCTTCACATACTACTTCGTGCTCACGGGCTTTCACCTGCTACACGTCATCATAGGTTTGGTAGTCCTGCTGGTTTTGACGGGGCTTTCACGCAAACCCGCGCCGCCTCCTGCTCGGATCAAGTTCTTCGAGGGGGGCGCGTGCTTCTGGCACATGGTCGACCTGCTGTGGTTGATCATCTTCCCCATCGTCTTCCTGGTGCGCTGAATGAAGCGAACAGTAGTTTTCTCGCGTGCTTCGCTGACGTGGTCATTCCTCGCGGTTCTGACGATCGTGTCATGGGTGCTCGGCAGCGACCACGCACTGGGCAGCGGCGGAAACCATGTTTCGGCGAGCCTGGTGATCATTGTCGTGGCAGTGGTCAAGGTCCGACTGGTCGGTATGTACTTCATGGAACTGCGGGACGCTCCGGTCGCACTTCGATTGATATTCGAAACCTACTGTGCGGCAGTACTTGTCGTATTGGGTAGCGTATACCTCTTCGGGTAGGGCTGCTTACGCAGCCAGCACAGTCCGTCGATCGACGACAGTGCGCCTATCGCCTCAGATCCGATCCAAGATCGCGACGGCTCCCGATTCCGCCAGTTCGTCTATTTGCTTGTCATCGAAGCCGGACTCGCGCAGAACAATTCGGGTGTCGGCCCCACGGGCAGGGTTACCTGGTCGTGTACGCCCCGGGGTACGCGAGAGCCTCGGCGCCGGCGCAGCCGTCAGCGTGCCGTCGTCGCGCGTGAAAACCGTCCCACGGTCACGCAAATGCGGGTCGTCGGCCAGTTCGTCGAGCTCCAAGACGGGCGATCCGCATCCGTCGGTGTCGGCAAAGACCGCAGTCCAATGCGACCGCGGCTTGGCGGCGAACAGCTCGGCGATACGGGCGCGCAGCGCCGGCCAGCGCGCCGAATCCATTTGGTCACCGGGGCTCACGTCGTCGAGACCGATGGCAGCGAGGAACTGCACGTAGAACTTGGGCTCCAGCGCGCCAACCGCGAAATAACGACCGTCGGCGCAGGCATAAACGGTGTAGAACGGCGCGGCGCCGGACAGCAGGTGCGATCCCCGACCACCCCACAGCCCGGCGTTGAACTCACCGAGCTGGGGGATGTTGAGCAACGCCGAGCCGTCTGCGATGGCCGCGTCGATAACTTGCCCCCTGCCCGTCCTCGTACGTTCGAACAGGGCGAGCATGATTCCGAATGCCGCTGTCAGTGAGCCACCAGCCAAGTCGCCGACCAGAGCAAGTGGTGGTACGGGCGCCGACTCGCCGATCACGCCCAACGATCCGGAGACCGCGGTGTAGTTGATGTCGTGGCCGGCGCGGGCGCTGTAGGGGCCTGTCTGCCCCCACCCGGTGAGCCTGGTGTAGACGAGTCGAGGGTTTCGAGCGCAGAGAACGTCAGGACCGAGACCCCTGCGCTCCATCGTTCCCGGACGATTGCTCTCCAGTAGAACGTCGCAGCAGTCGGCGAGTTGCGCGATCACCTCGGCTCCACGGGGATTTCGGAGATCGACGACAGCCGACCGTTTCCCGCGCGCGAGGTTGACGGCCGGATCGAACGCTGCTGGAGGACCAGGGCGCTCTACCGCGATCACGTCGGCGCCGAAGTCCGCCAGGATCATCGAGCAGAACGGTCCGGGACCGAGCGCGCTGAGATCGAGCACGCGAACACCACTTAGCGGCGCTGGATCGCTTCCTGGTTGCAACATGCTGCTCATCACGCCCTCTGTCCCCACCGGTGGCTCCGGCACGCCGATTATATCAAACACAGTTCGGTTACCGGCCGGGCAATCGGTGCCCCCCGGGCAAGGGGGCCGATCCCGTCACGGCCAACCCAAGGTCGGCTCAGATGGTGCTGAGCGTCGGCGTCGGTGACTCGCCAGGGAGCTCCGCGCTTTCGTCGTAGTCCCGCTGCGGCCTGGCGGCGGCTTGAAGTAGTGCCCAGATCATGACTCCGAACCACGCTCCGAAGACGGACAGCGGAATCCAGAAGGCGAGCACGCCGTTCCATGCCAGCGGGCCGCGCTTGAACAACGCGACCAAGCCGCCAAATCCGAATGTCAGAGCGGCCCAGACGTTGAACCAGCCCACCCAACGGGGAAACAGGGGCGGAGTGCGCTTGTCTCCGAGTATGACCACCGCAACTGCCAGGCATTGCATCACCGCAGTGCTGACCACGCCGACGAAGAGCAGCCAACATAGGTCGAAGAGGGCCTGCGTGATCTCGGGCGACCTCTGGGGGCGGTAGGTGGCGGCGAGGCCGATGAAGCACGGGAGGATGAACTCGAACACGAACAGGATTCCCAAGCCGAGTTGCAGCCAGGCCAGCGGCGATTGTGGTCCCTCGATGCGCCGCATCTGCACGGTGATCTCCGTGATGAACGGGGCCAGGAATACGGCGCCCGCGGCGATAATGATCAAGCCGATCTGGATACGTACCGTGTTGCTGGAGATTAGTGCGGCGACCTCGGCGGCGCTCATCGACGGCCGGGGCAGGGGGAGGAAGCCGGCGACCAGGAGTCCCGTCAGCATGACAGCGATCATCACTGCGCCGCTCCAGATACACAGACGTTGATTCCGTGCGTTCACTGACATGCTCCTCGCCGTAGCAACTCGCTATCCTGTGGCTCGGGTCACAAGACTGAGCCCCCGGTGGCCTAAACCATACAACGTTTGAACGTGACGCTGTCAAGAAGCGTGCGTAGACGCCCTACTGAGTAGGTTCAGCATGTGAGCGGCATCTGCTGCTGGCCAGACCGCTGATCACAACAATCAACCGGTGGGGACGGCCTGGCTACGGCTTTAGACAGTTGGGTGGACGAAAGTGATCGCCGAGGCGTGGTCGGCCTGAAGCGAGACCGCGCCACGAGGGCGAAGTTGTGGACTCGCCGCGTCCTTCGACTTACTTAGCGAACACAAAACCCACACTATATGGTTATCTCGAACGATGGCCTTAACAATCTGTGGTCGTAGGGTCACTGCAATGGACCGACCCACACAACCGTCGAGGGTGCACGAAAATGGCTAGGCCCAAGGAAGCACTGATCTCGCGGCGGCGTTCGCTCGAGACGGCCCTCAAGATCATCGACGAAGAGGGGCTGGGTGCGTTGAGCATCCGGCGTCTCGCAGACGAACTGGGTGTCAACGGTGCCTCGCTGTATCACCACTTCGAGAACAAGGATGCCATCGTCACCGGAGCCGCGCAGCTGGCACTGGCTGAGGTTCGCGCCCCGGATGTCGGTGCGGGGTCGTGGCGGGAGTGGTTGCCGAACAACGCCAAGCGCTTACGCGCCGCGCTTCTCGCCCATCCGGAGCTCATTCAGGTGATCGTGGCGAAACGCAGCATCGACGTCGGTCCCAGGGAACTGGAGACCTCAGCGGCTCATCTGATCGGCGAAGGGGTTCCGAGCGCTGCGGTCATGCCGCTCATCGAGTCCTTGGAACTCATCGCGATAGGTAGCGCGCTACACGAGACGAAGGGCGCCCCGTCGTTGGATGACCAAGCTGCGCTTCAGAGCAGCGAGGACTATCCGGTGTTGGCCAAGGCTCTCCGCGACCGCGGATTGACGTCCGAGGAGATGTTCGACGTCGTCACCGCCAGCATTGTCAGGGGTGTTGAGGAAGCCATCAAGGAACGCCAGGCGCGGTGGCTGCCGGCTGGCGTCGTCACCGATGGACCGAATTCCACGTAACGACGGGCGGCGCCTGGGGACCATGCTAATCTAACGTCGTTTGGAACCTTTGG is a window from the Mycolicibacterium anyangense genome containing:
- a CDS encoding TetR family transcriptional regulator; the protein is MARPKEALISRRRSLETALKIIDEEGLGALSIRRLADELGVNGASLYHHFENKDAIVTGAAQLALAEVRAPDVGAGSWREWLPNNAKRLRAALLAHPELIQVIVAKRSIDVGPRELETSAAHLIGEGVPSAAVMPLIESLELIAIGSALHETKGAPSLDDQAALQSSEDYPVLAKALRDRGLTSEEMFDVVTASIVRGVEEAIKERQARWLPAGVVTDGPNST
- a CDS encoding CaiB/BaiF CoA transferase family protein, which produces MSSMLQPGSDPAPLSGVRVLDLSALGPGPFCSMILADFGADVIAVERPGPPAAFDPAVNLARGKRSAVVDLRNPRGAEVIAQLADCCDVLLESNRPGTMERRGLGPDVLCARNPRLVYTRLTGWGQTGPYSARAGHDINYTAVSGSLGVIGESAPVPPLALVGDLAGGSLTAAFGIMLALFERTRTGRGQVIDAAIADGSALLNIPQLGEFNAGLWGGRGSHLLSGAAPFYTVYACADGRYFAVGALEPKFYVQFLAAIGLDDVSPGDQMDSARWPALRARIAELFAAKPRSHWTAVFADTDGCGSPVLELDELADDPHLRDRGTVFTRDDGTLTAAPAPRLSRTPGRTRPGNPARGADTRIVLRESGFDDKQIDELAESGAVAILDRI